gaaagagaatagccgaaaagccaaaatctcgcaagattttaaaagtttagttgcatgcctccattgtatcatgtacgcgcccagaaccttgctagcacattttattgaactatgacccaaatgcacgcagctctgtacgcgtacatatgtttttctttattgcagacacaagccgtcactgtgtgccagcaagtaggatattcttcgaaagtgcagaaactttgtttgaaacatcagctttaactggcatattgtggcacgcataagtaaagcgacaaatgtgttttgtttcattttgaagtgctgtaacattgctcgaatcacacgcatacactcgccaaattcttttagcagaaaccttgatatcactttgagggatctgcttttcattgacaaacgagtataatggcacattttcagcatgtgtacgcgccccaactgcgggtgtcgcccttgggcgctatcaatcaaacataaccactagtacaacaaaggcggtactattccgccctaaaaataagtctgttaatgaaaacatacatttcaagtatggcgatactattattgagttagtaaattgtataaaaattcttggagttacattttcgagcaatatgctttgaaacgatcgcatttacagtgtgctgggtcagttatctcgcgtagagggcacggtgtacagtggcaaaactgttctactatacaaggtaaaattcttactttataaatgactgttctgttggcatcttgcttattgtttcttggtatgaaggactacgactaacacgcgcttacaaaaactgtacctgatgcaaaagacgtatattagaataattttttactggtcgtatgatgctcgcagaagtgaattgtttcaacaggctggaataccacccctacatcgtctctacgattttaagttagcattggtggtcaggcgtcaatttcaagaaagtcgacattatttgtacgacctctcgaaactgcagccaaataatttgttcgaaacatgacataaagaaacatggaaaataaaaacttcgagaacaaactactccacagataggttgttctacacagtttctacgttaattgataaatatgtgaaagctggcatagatttcttactctgtacccgaactcaattgcacgatatacacatgtatagttttcaagatttctttgcagttgctacattgttatcatggttgctatttttatttttagaatttgaacttgatatttttgtaattgttgcttagataacattgctaactgtttgccagtgctgtcgtgctaaaggcgtctgtgggcctatgtcaagctgcctctttcgaagagcagcttttacctgccgctgtccttcatcaaactattgatgaaaaataaaacattattattattattattattattattattattattattattattattattattattattattattattattattattaactatgctcgacaagatgatgataatgatgacgataaaaactttattggggtcgcaatgtgttgccctcgataggcacatcactgcctttaccatatcgtctcatcgcacggacatataaaatcatagaaacgcgcatcggccagcgctccccgttccagcagacaaactcccgtagcgaaatttgacgcacaatttttgttgtgtaggtcacagtaagagttaaagcttcaattcctgtgtctctccttgatatgcgtccgtgggcgtatgtgcattattctcttctatcaattgactacaagtgtaacacctgtccagggcgagtgtccaaggtaagtgctcaacaggggcactgcgtttcacctgacgcgtcctaaacaacctaaaatcagtttgatattctattaccaatgagtacattattagtcaaaagctttatgaatactaaattgaagtttttttaggctggaatggcaaaaacaaccatgcagcaagacatttctacgcaaatatacagctttagaagtcaatcaaccagtatagcctaactactaaaatgtaacacatagcacacgttagccttttcagcaaaaaacaatcacacgtataggcagtttgtcacagaagcagacgcatggtatcagtccgtcgccctcctgccggccgcacagtagcagacgaacaggttataggtagcgccacctacggcgagcgattgaacgagagcggggacacgcgctcccataggaaccccgctatctgaacaggtcaggagtgtagtaggtcatgactACGAGGGCAAGAAACAGTAGGTGCGAGCACGGAGAGTTCCTTCCTCCGTCAGCTGCGAGTGTCGGCGAAGGAGAGCGCACGATGGGTGGCCTGACGGCGCAGCAGTTCTGCCTCAAGTGGAACCAGCACCATGGCAGCCTGGTGTCCGTGTACGAAGAGCTGCGCAGCCGCGAcgccttcgtcgacgtcacgcTGGTGTGCGAGGAAGGCGTGAGCATGAAGGCGCACAAGCTGGTTCTCGCAGCGTGCAGCCCTTTCTTCGAGGCGCTGTTCGAGCGCAACCCATGCGCGCACCCGGTGGTCATCATGAGTCAGACGCGCGAGGCCGACCTGCGCACGCTGCTCGAGTTCATGTACCGCGGCGAGGTGAACGTCGCGCAAGAGCAGCTGCCCGCGCTGCTGCGCACCGCCGAGCTTTTCCAAGTGCGCGGCCTGGCCGAGGTGGCCGGCGAGAACCCCGCGGGCTCGGACGACGCGGCGGGAGGGGGAACACAGCAGCCGGCGGCATGCAGCGGCGGCGTCAGGGCCGGCCGGCTGCCTAAGCGCAAACAACGGACACCGCCGCCGCGACACGACGAACCGAGTCCGGTGAGCGCCGAGGGACCAGACAGTCCCGAGCCAACGGCGCCGAAGGCGCGCTCGGCGGCCAAGCCGCCGGCGCCGGCAAGCCGACGAACGTTCGACCATTCATACTCGGACGACAAAACCAACTGGGTGCCGGCCGTGCACCAGCAGCCCGTGCTGCCCCCTCCCGCGGTGCCACCGGACACCGGGGACGACAACCCGCCCGTGTGCAGTGTGTGCTCGCGCGTGTTCTCCACCAAGGGCAACTTGAAGCGGCATATGCTCATGCACCGGCCCTACCGGCACAAACACCAGTGCACGCTCTGCCTCAAAACGTTCAGCTGGCCCGGCGACCTGCGCACGCACCTCCGCGTCGCCCACGGCCAGGGACGCCTGAAGCCCCGTCGGCTGCCCTACCTGTTCACTTAGCTGCGTCGCTCGGACGACGACACCGTGTGTCGATACAGTGCCCCCCGGCACAGCGTGTCTGTGCTCGCTCGGTGTTTTACTGTGGTTGTGCAGGTTCTTAACCAAAGCAAATACTTCTCGTTGAGGAACACCCCCGTGGCACAAGAACCGATTATCAACACAGTAGGTGCAACAGTTTAGGTATTTGGAAACTCGACAAGCAAGCCAGATTGAGCCGTCTGTGATGATGCAGCTGAGGGAAATTTTTCGGTGAAACTAGTAATGACAAAATGTTCGTCCGCTTTAATAAAGCGAGAAATGCTTTCTTACAAACAACAGTACTCCAGTGTGCATCTAATTGGAAGCATATTGTCATGTCATAAGGCTCAGTTGCACGCAGTAAAATAAGGCACACTCCACATTACACTTCCCAACCCATTGTTGTCGTGCTGTCTTTGTCATTCCAATTTCCACGACTGAGCTGCAGTGCTTTGCTAAGAAATGGACTAATCGTGCAATCCGTCTTGTACACACATACTCGGGAAAAGGCATGCAAACATCAAAATGACAGGCGACAATAGAGCTTTGAATTTTGAACCATATTCTCCACGATGAGTGAAGCGTGACGTTGCTCAGACCATTCTATTTGCACGAGCAAATTAATGAGTAGTTTGACAGCCCGAAGAGCGTCACTGTTAGGACGCATGACTTTGGCTAAGGTCGTCATATCGCAGCTAAGGTCGTAAAGAGAAAAAACATTTTTCAGTTATTCAGTCAAGAAAACACTACTCTTACTGCGAGACAACGCTTGGTAAGTAAGAAAATGCAGGTGGAGATGCCACCTTGAGATTGCTGACACGTGACAGTCTCTACTGAGTCCTGCATAGTTTCTAAATGAAGTACATAATCATAATAAGTATGTGCCATATACTTgacatacgaagtttcagaaagtcTCATCGAGTGTAGGTCGTGAAAAATACATGTAGAAGCTAGTGGCGTCTTGCGTGGAGATCTTGACGTGAAATTTTAAAATGCAAGTTGAACCTTAATTCTCTCCTCTAATAATAAATTTACGATAGTGAAACTGGTGACAGGGTTCTCAGAGTTATCAATCAAGTCTGTTTTGtcccaccgaaaaaaaaatcgcaccaTGGTTGGACTACAGGGAAGTGTGACATGACCCTCTAGCCTAGCCGTGCTTTCTCATAGAGCGGGATTAAGTGGGTGCTCAAGTGAGGGTTGCAGAGCTATTTTTAATATGAGTGATGCTTGGCTTAAGGTCTCTGGACAACTTGTGCATGTGCAGAATGGCACTTTTCCTTTTGGAAGCACACAGAATAGGAAAGCTTGCAGCCAGTCCTTCTTTAGCTGCTTTCCAGAGAACTGAGGAACAGCAATGATTCAGCCTGTCGCACTGACTTCTTAGGTTGTGCAAATATAACCATCTAAAAAAATTGTAGATTCATGCAATGCAGAAGTAACATAAGTTTCTAGAAAAAGCAGGCAGTCACCTAAGATAGTGACGGCAGATACAGCAAGTGGACAGATGTGCTACATGGTCATACCATCCTTTGTACTCTCGTCTTGATGTTTCTCGCATATGTACTGGTCGTTAAAAAAAAGCTTCCAAGAGTTGCTCTTGGTTAAAAAAATCTCGCTAGCTGTGTACAACCTAGCAATTCTGAAAGTGCTGTTTGGGGCATCACATTAAATTGCAAAAATTGCCTATTCAAATTTGTTGACTTCTAGAGGTTGAATAAAATAGAACTTATGCAAGACCTGCTGCCATCTAGCAGTCACTGTGTGCATTACTGCCATGTTGACGGCTAAGCACTCTTTGcataataataattgtttgggtttagcgtcccaaaacctcgatatgattatgagagacaaatAGTGAAGGActgaaattttcgaccacctggggttttttaaaaGTGCTCTCTGCATGTCATGGAGTGTACATATCAATGTGAGGCAGCTGATAGGGACAGCAGTTCTGACACATTTCTGAGG
Above is a window of Rhipicephalus microplus isolate Deutch F79 chromosome 1, USDA_Rmic, whole genome shotgun sequence DNA encoding:
- the LOC119178183 gene encoding uncharacterized protein LOC119178183, which codes for MTTRARNSRCEHGEFLPPSAASVGEGERTMGGLTAQQFCLKWNQHHGSLVSVYEELRSRDAFVDVTLVCEEGVSMKAHKLVLAACSPFFEALFERNPCAHPVVIMSQTREADLRTLLEFMYRGEVNVAQEQLPALLRTAELFQVRGLAEVAGENPAGSDDAAGGGTQQPAACSGGVRAGRLPKRKQRTPPPRHDEPSPVSAEGPDSPEPTAPKARSAAKPPAPASRRTFDHSYSDDKTNWVPAVHQQPVLPPPAVPPDTGDDNPPVCSVCSRVFSTKGNLKRHMLMHRPYRHKHQCTLCLKTFSWPGDLRTHLRVAHGQGRLKPRRLPYLFT